The Macellibacteroides fermentans genome contains the following window.
TCTCTTCCACCGTGAGCCCCTGCAACATGAAATTAAGAATAGGTCCGCATTTGCCGCTGCAGGCAGGATAATAATTCCCATGGCGGCGAATCTCCGTCTTTGGCGAGTCACCCCACCAGAATTCGGCCATGGCAATCGGTTTCAACGAATGTATATAAGCAAACTGCAACAATTTTGGTGCGGCACATTCGCCTGCTCCGGCAGGAGGTATCTTTCCGGTAGCATCTTCAAATACGGTTCGCAAGGCCCTCCTCTCTCCGTAGGCATTCATCAATACAAAACAATCAAATAATTGCTGTTGCAGCGCTGCCGAACGCGTCTTCCTTTCCGAACATAGAGATTCGATCTCCTGAACAAACAAACCCACTTCCTGCTGCAGAAGCGCAATCTTTTCTTGCCAAAAACGCTCTAACCGTTTAAATTCGGCTTTGGCAAACTGACTTTCGCGGATTAATTGATGGTTTTTCCATTCATCCAACCCCTCTTTTCTACGTTTATCCCTTGCCTCCTTCCCGGCTTTCAGCTCTTTTTTAGCATCAGCCAGTTTGTTGCCAGCCTCATCGATGGCTTCTTGAAGTTGAGTTTTGAGCTGCAGGAACTTCGGGTCATTCTCCAATCTTTCGATACGGCTGTTAAGCGCTGATATATTTCTCTCTTCCACCCTGAAGAAACCATCCGGATCTGTAAAATCGCAGATGGGAGGAACAAACCACGGGTGACGGCTTTTTCCGTCCAGGTTGCCCGAAAAGGCCGCCAGGTATCCCAACGTATTTTCCGTAGTCTGTACCACCAGCACCCCGAACATCTTTCCCTGCTGCAGCTCATCGGTCCACGCTTTCTGCTCCTTCAGGTAAGCTTGTACCTCGTTGGCCGCCGAAATACACAGCGGATGCGGTTCATAATGGAACGGGAAGGTGAACTTTTCCGGTAAGGGAAAGGTTTCAACCGATCGGGGAAAAAGATGTATCATTGCATGGAACATTATGCTGTGTATGATAAAAAAGTCCGGCAAAGATACGAATTTAAAAAAGGAAGATCATCCGGCTGCATTATTTGTAAAATATATTCTTTATCAGAAGGTTCTTAAATAATTTATTGTATATTTGTAGCTGACCCGTAAACGGAACCGGGATTTTGTATTATTTTATTAACCTTAAAAAAGAAAAACATGGGTAATATTAGTGTTGCTATGATTTTTATCCCTTTGTTTACCTTCTTGATTATACTTGGAGCAGTGTATCTGGCTCTTCGTTCATTAATCCGCTTTGCCATTAAAGAATACAGGAAAAAAGAGGAATAAAGTATTTGTTTAGGATTGAAATGGATTTATCCTTATTATTTTGAATGTATTATTTAACCATAGGAACGAATACTACACTGAAGACGGGGATTTCATGAATCAGTCCGTCGGCATCTTTAGTAACCAGATACAGAATCTGGAAGTCTGTGCCAACAGGAATTACCATTTGTCCACCCGGAGCAAGCTGGTCGATAAGGCTTTGCGGAATGGAAGGCGGGGCGGCTGTTACGATAATGGCATGATATGGAGCGGCATCGGGGTAACCGTTGTAACCATTTCCATACAGATAATGAATGTTTGAATAATGAAACGGACTTAAGTTCTCGCGGGCAAGGTCGTGAAGTTCTTTGATGCGTTCCATTGTATAAACCTCGCCGGCCAGTGCGGCAAGTATAGCCGTCTGATACCCTGTGCCAGTACCGATTTCCAGTACTCGGTGGTTGGGTTCGAGGGAAAGCATCTCTGTCATCTTTGCAACAATAAATGGTTGCGAGATGGTCTGTCCGCAATAGGTAAGCAAGGCGTGATCCGTATAGGCCAGATGGCGGATATCCGCAGGAACAAACAGATGCCTTGGCACTTTAGCCAATGCGTCCAGAACCATTCTGCTGCGTATCCCCCTGCATTCCAGCTGTTCTCTTACCATACGCTGTCTTTCCAAATCTTCCAACGAGCTATTCATAAGCCTTTCTTTCAAATTATTCTCAAAAACAGTACCCGGTACCGGAATCTTGTCCGTTTTCATCCGGTATGTTTCCTTTAGAACAATTGAGAAAGCAATATCGCTCATTTAAAGGAAATAATAAGTGTAAATGCCCTCCAAATGAGTCCAAAACAGACTCAATAGTGTTGCTATTACGATTTTATTAGCCTCATTTCAAGAGACAAAAGTTTATGAGAAGTATAATAGAAAGGATTTTACTGAAAATAAGTATCTTCGTTTTTGTTATAAGGTTATGGATAACGATCCGCATTTGCATAGTATCGGATGAATATATCGTCTGGTTTTAGTAAAATTGGATGTAAAAGTGAAGGATATTTATACTTTTTAAAATCGTTAAGACTTATAAATCAATTTATTAACGCTTAAAGTGAAGGATGTGAAGGATTTTTTTGCAAACTTTTTGTTGAAAGCCGACAAAGGGGATGTAAATTAAGCTGCCCACGCTGTCAATTTAGCCCTGACTTCCCGTAACTGGCTTATGGGGTGTTATATTGTAGAGTTTGAGCAAAACGGAGAAGAGCGTGCAGCATACGGTGAACAGTTATTGAAGAAACTGGAACAACGACTGAAAACTAAAGGATTGAATGAGCGTAGATTCCGTGAATTTAGGCTATTGTATCTTGTTTATCCACAACTAAAAGAGCCTATTGTACAATACATTACCTCTCAAATTCAAATTCGGCATTCATTGACCGCCGAATTCACTGAACCAATTCGGCAGTCATCAACCGAAGAATCTAAAAATGATGTTTGGAAACTATCAACAGAACACCCACAAACCTAAACATGGATGATTCCGGCTGATAGATTATTCAACAAATTATCTTCTACCCATTTAAATACCATGTCGGGAATTGAAAATCCGGTAAAACGTGCTTTCTATGAAATGGAAACTATTCGTGGCTGTTGGTCGGTAAAGGAGCTGGAACGACAAATAGCTTCTTTATACTACGAGCGTAGCGGACTAT
Protein-coding sequences here:
- a CDS encoding protein-L-isoaspartate(D-aspartate) O-methyltransferase, which translates into the protein MSDIAFSIVLKETYRMKTDKIPVPGTVFENNLKERLMNSSLEDLERQRMVREQLECRGIRSRMVLDALAKVPRHLFVPADIRHLAYTDHALLTYCGQTISQPFIVAKMTEMLSLEPNHRVLEIGTGTGYQTAILAALAGEVYTMERIKELHDLARENLSPFHYSNIHYLYGNGYNGYPDAAPYHAIIVTAAPPSIPQSLIDQLAPGGQMVIPVGTDFQILYLVTKDADGLIHEIPVFSVVFVPMVK
- a CDS encoding RluA family pseudouridine synthase yields the protein MIHLFPRSVETFPLPEKFTFPFHYEPHPLCISAANEVQAYLKEQKAWTDELQQGKMFGVLVVQTTENTLGYLAAFSGNLDGKSRHPWFVPPICDFTDPDGFFRVEERNISALNSRIERLENDPKFLQLKTQLQEAIDEAGNKLADAKKELKAGKEARDKRRKEGLDEWKNHQLIRESQFAKAEFKRLERFWQEKIALLQQEVGLFVQEIESLCSERKTRSAALQQQLFDCFVLMNAYGERRALRTVFEDATGKIPPAGAGECAAPKLLQFAYIHSLKPIAMAEFWWGDSPKTEIRRHGNYYPACSGKCGPILNFMLQGLTVEENPLTCDKHRHSSPEVVYEDAWMVAVNKPAGMLSVPGKQAVYSVYDWMKSSYPDADGPLIVHRLDMATSGLLLLAKSKAIHKQLQAMFKNRKMEKRYIAIVDGDLVCTQGTIELPLCLDPDDRPRQTVNYQHGKPAITRYEVVQHETHGTRVAFHPQTGRTHQLRVHAAHPSGLNAPIVGDSLYGKGGGRLYLHAESLSFRHPVTGQELCLQAKAPF